The following proteins are encoded in a genomic region of Natrinema sp. DC36:
- a CDS encoding protein sorting system archaetidylserine decarboxylase, with translation MKFAPGAWKYAIVPLLAAPFALLISVTASLVALAVGTGTLAFFRDPERSPPPTGVVSPADGNVSVLREEGDRVRLGVFMNVWHVHVVRSPFAGRVTDVEHVSGANRPAFSKESDRNERVHVRFETDSSQLPSAEADGDETESIAADDPNAHPDEPDHDADVTLIAGAFARRIHPYAERGDDLERGERIGHIAFGSRVDLLFPPTVDLEDVTVDIGDSMTAGESVVLESSADALAGEFDLEA, from the coding sequence ATGAAATTCGCGCCGGGGGCCTGGAAGTACGCCATCGTTCCACTGCTCGCCGCCCCGTTTGCCCTTCTCATTAGCGTTACAGCGAGTCTCGTCGCGCTCGCGGTCGGTACGGGAACCCTCGCGTTCTTTCGGGATCCCGAGCGCTCCCCGCCGCCGACCGGCGTCGTCTCGCCGGCCGACGGAAACGTCTCCGTTCTCCGTGAGGAAGGCGACCGAGTTCGGCTGGGCGTCTTCATGAACGTCTGGCACGTCCACGTCGTCCGTTCTCCCTTCGCGGGCCGGGTCACCGACGTCGAACACGTCTCCGGTGCGAACCGTCCGGCCTTCTCGAAGGAGTCCGACCGAAACGAACGCGTCCACGTCCGCTTCGAGACCGATTCTTCGCAACTGCCGTCGGCGGAAGCCGATGGCGACGAGACGGAATCGATCGCAGCCGACGACCCGAACGCACACCCAGACGAACCCGACCACGACGCCGACGTCACGCTCATCGCCGGCGCGTTCGCCCGCCGCATCCACCCCTACGCCGAGCGCGGCGACGATCTCGAGCGGGGCGAACGGATCGGCCACATCGCCTTCGGCAGCCGCGTCGACCTGCTCTTTCCCCCGACGGTCGATCTCGAGGATGTTACGGTCGATATCGGGGACTCGATGACCGCCGGCGAGAGCGTCGTGCTCGAGTCGTCGGCCGACGCGCTGGCCGGCGAGTTCGACCTCGAGGCCTGA
- a CDS encoding MinD/ParA family protein — protein sequence MIVAVSGGKGGVGKSTIALNLGRELDAVVVDGDLTTADLPRGHGPDLHDVLAGRAEPLEAIDRRDAVRVLPCGRTLAGARAADLTAFARVIDRIEREFGRVLVDCPAGLARDVGRQLASAHLAVLVTTPTEPALTDALRTKRLALALETPIAAVVLNRADTAAIDRIGDRVERHFGAPAIGLEELPAVADAQARRRPVRDVHPDCPTVDAVRTVARRIERCEKRLTDRIGVH from the coding sequence ATGATCGTCGCCGTCAGCGGCGGCAAAGGCGGCGTCGGTAAATCGACGATCGCGTTGAACCTCGGTCGCGAACTGGACGCGGTCGTCGTCGACGGCGACCTCACGACCGCCGACCTCCCGCGCGGTCACGGCCCGGACCTCCACGACGTGCTCGCCGGTCGCGCCGAACCGCTCGAGGCGATCGACCGCCGCGATGCGGTGCGCGTCCTTCCGTGCGGGCGAACCCTCGCCGGCGCTCGCGCTGCGGACCTGACCGCGTTCGCGCGAGTGATCGATCGGATCGAACGCGAGTTCGGTCGCGTCCTCGTCGACTGTCCCGCCGGGCTGGCGCGTGACGTGGGCCGACAACTCGCAAGCGCCCACCTGGCCGTCCTCGTGACGACGCCGACCGAGCCGGCTCTGACCGATGCGCTCCGGACGAAGCGGCTCGCTCTCGCTCTCGAGACGCCGATCGCCGCCGTCGTCCTCAACAGGGCCGACACTGCGGCCATCGATCGGATCGGTGACCGCGTCGAACGACACTTCGGCGCACCGGCGATCGGGCTCGAGGAACTGCCGGCGGTCGCCGACGCGCAGGCCCGTCGGCGTCCCGTTCGCGACGTCCATCCCGACTGTCCGACCGTCGACGCCGTTCGGACGGTCGCTCGGCGGATCGAACGCTGCGAGAAACGACTGACCGATCGAATCGGTGTCCACTGA
- a CDS encoding AAA family ATPase, with protein sequence MIAIAGAKGGCGKTVTTIGLAEAVGRRGTTSIAVDADCQLPNLHVAGGVDRTPTLAALESDATVESVVQPSPRTSNVGLLSAPESSNRVNFEVALDRLESDTVRTFVDCPSGAGIDVVEPLSAAEGVIVVTTDSERSISAAETTIEIARRLEVPILGTVVNRCESVPQTIRSWTDVPVLGRVPDGTAPLTDEATRAAYDEIAATIATRTAMDGSAPPYDEDLLRTGYDPLDRAFGGGLEPGSMVAVVAAPASRSERFLSETTAVRGTLYLSTERSPANVQRALESVPTATGKPTVRRLSDENGIAEARSMTDKLPASSTLIVDPVNAFERDGRDEYVSFLDDLKEQLVETGSIGLLHCLKGHTIPSNRTVTTHAADAVFEITAVTPETGANVEHYLSILKYRADGATTEAIELEFGEETVAPNSNGF encoded by the coding sequence ATGATTGCTATCGCCGGCGCGAAGGGCGGCTGTGGAAAGACGGTAACGACGATCGGACTCGCGGAGGCCGTCGGGAGACGTGGAACGACGTCGATCGCGGTCGACGCCGATTGTCAACTGCCGAACCTGCACGTCGCGGGCGGCGTTGATCGGACGCCGACGCTCGCCGCACTCGAGTCTGACGCCACCGTCGAATCGGTCGTCCAGCCGAGTCCACGAACGTCGAACGTCGGGCTGCTGTCGGCCCCCGAATCGTCGAACCGGGTAAACTTCGAGGTGGCGCTCGACCGGCTCGAGTCCGACACCGTCCGAACGTTCGTGGACTGTCCGTCAGGGGCGGGGATCGACGTTGTCGAACCGCTCTCGGCAGCCGAGGGAGTGATCGTCGTGACGACTGACAGCGAGCGCAGCATCTCCGCCGCGGAGACGACGATCGAGATAGCTCGCCGACTCGAGGTGCCGATACTCGGAACGGTAGTAAACAGATGCGAGAGCGTCCCACAGACGATCAGGTCGTGGACCGACGTGCCGGTCCTGGGCCGGGTACCCGACGGAACGGCACCGCTGACGGACGAGGCGACTCGAGCGGCCTACGACGAGATCGCGGCGACGATAGCGACGAGAACCGCGATGGACGGATCGGCTCCACCGTACGACGAAGACCTGCTGCGGACCGGTTACGATCCACTCGATCGGGCGTTCGGTGGCGGGCTGGAACCGGGATCCATGGTCGCGGTCGTGGCAGCCCCGGCCAGTCGCTCCGAACGGTTTCTCTCCGAGACAACCGCCGTCCGTGGCACGCTCTATCTGTCGACCGAACGGTCGCCGGCCAACGTTCAGCGAGCGCTCGAGTCCGTTCCGACGGCGACGGGAAAGCCGACGGTTCGCCGCCTCTCTGACGAGAACGGGATCGCCGAGGCGAGGTCGATGACCGATAAACTCCCGGCGTCGTCCACGCTGATCGTCGATCCCGTGAACGCGTTCGAGCGGGACGGTCGTGACGAGTACGTCTCGTTTCTCGACGACCTCAAAGAGCAACTGGTCGAAACCGGGAGCATTGGCCTGTTACACTGTCTGAAGGGTCACACGATTCCGTCGAATCGAACAGTGACGACGCACGCGGCCGATGCGGTCTTCGAGATAACGGCGGTCACGCCCGAGACAGGGGCGAACGTCGAACACTATCTGTCGATTCTGAAGTATAGAGCCGACGGGGCGACCACGGAGGCGATCGAACTCGAGTTCGGAGAGGAGACGGTCGCTCCGAATAGTAACGGGTTCTGA
- a CDS encoding PQQ-binding-like beta-propeller repeat protein produces MYGVDPQNTGHHPTATGPSGGEVELRTVFESEGVISNSPAIADGTLYVAADNHLHAVDLATEELEWKKQVNASPSAHPAVSDKGVYAGTKDGIVAVERGGDSVLWRNDVGISSINPVIADNAVVGTQNLILHRFDPEFGDEKPLHNMRDYQGGGPHTNVPAVADGTVYFAGENTLYAVDLETGEVEWQFENPAGEPLGESNPAVKDGTVYVGGEDQRLYAIDTENGSEEWSIEINASVEWSPSIADGTIYFGGAGAGAQKFFAIDQESQDHVWGPKDLRYSVRSKPIVADGIVYLSNYRDLIAFDSENGTVNWKYEDIGEGVSESIGATPALSDGQLYFSSLAGEVCKITSS; encoded by the coding sequence ATGTACGGCGTCGACCCACAGAATACTGGTCATCATCCGACAGCGACTGGACCGAGTGGTGGAGAGGTAGAACTGCGGACCGTCTTTGAATCGGAGGGAGTGATTAGTAATAGTCCAGCAATCGCTGACGGGACGTTGTACGTCGCTGCGGACAACCATCTCCACGCAGTTGATCTTGCGACTGAGGAACTCGAGTGGAAGAAACAAGTGAATGCCTCACCTAGTGCTCATCCCGCTGTTTCTGATAAAGGGGTGTATGCCGGAACGAAAGACGGGATTGTCGCAGTAGAGCGTGGCGGCGATTCGGTGCTCTGGCGGAATGATGTGGGAATCAGTAGCATAAATCCTGTGATAGCTGACAATGCTGTAGTCGGTACGCAGAATCTGATTCTCCATCGCTTTGATCCGGAATTTGGTGACGAAAAACCCCTGCATAATATGCGAGATTATCAGGGCGGTGGACCGCATACAAATGTTCCTGCCGTTGCTGATGGAACTGTGTATTTTGCGGGTGAAAATACCCTCTATGCGGTGGATCTCGAGACTGGCGAAGTTGAGTGGCAATTCGAAAACCCAGCAGGAGAACCGTTAGGTGAGAGTAATCCTGCAGTCAAAGATGGGACAGTTTATGTTGGTGGCGAAGACCAGCGTCTTTATGCGATCGATACTGAGAATGGCTCTGAAGAGTGGTCAATAGAAATTAACGCAAGCGTAGAATGGAGTCCATCAATAGCAGATGGGACGATCTATTTCGGTGGAGCTGGTGCGGGTGCTCAGAAGTTTTTTGCTATTGATCAAGAGTCTCAAGATCATGTTTGGGGACCGAAGGACCTTCGATACAGTGTGCGCTCAAAGCCGATAGTTGCTGATGGGATTGTCTATCTCTCTAATTATCGTGATTTGATTGCCTTCGATTCTGAGAACGGAACAGTGAATTGGAAATATGAAGATATCGGAGAGGGAGTGAGTGAATCTATAGGTGCTACACCTGCACTTTCTGATGGCCAACTCTATTTTTCGTCATTAGCTGGTGAGGTTTGTAAGATTACCAGTTCGTGA
- a CDS encoding secretion system protein: MPLVSILVQALAALYPADVAVSDRLAESLSFTDSRYDGETIVRAGYGAGIVAAVMPLPLLLTSAPISFVLFFVLVFPLAAIHSVHSMPHLQAAFRRTEALGETPNLVGRAVLRMQVQPALESAVRFAAETGSGPLSTSLAGHIDRSIGTSGTGLLSFAEEWAEWFPALRRSSHLLVAAQDAPDAERVRTLDRSLSAVLNGTRNQMADFTSAIRAPATGLFAFGIMLPLALVSLVPTVPMVGYSVNIWLFVLLYNVVLPGTLIAASLWLLVRRPVAFPPPTIDHDHPDVPDRLRLRLLWGILAGLCGYVTIVAIGPSHLAPVAAIGLGVGVALVATYHPVLAVRQYVRDVEAHLTDALYIVGRQVAEGESVESAVELAGDRVPAETGAVFEDAAGLQQRLHTGVREAFLGQYGALRNVPSPRTRGTAALLAIASEEGKPAGRAIVSMADHLEELEEVEAETKRNLEQVTGTLDNTAAYFAPLVAGATVGMAAMMSSEDIIASGEVNAAAFPAESLAIVVGLYLIALCFIITPLSIGLRHGLDRALVGYHVGRTLVSAMILYVLTVAVIGVLL; encoded by the coding sequence ATGCCGTTGGTATCGATTCTCGTTCAGGCGCTCGCTGCACTGTACCCGGCCGACGTCGCCGTCAGTGATAGACTCGCGGAGTCGCTGTCGTTTACCGACTCTCGCTATGACGGCGAGACGATCGTCCGAGCGGGATACGGAGCCGGTATCGTTGCCGCCGTCATGCCGCTGCCGTTGTTGCTGACGTCGGCTCCGATTTCGTTCGTCCTGTTTTTCGTGCTCGTGTTCCCGCTCGCGGCGATCCATAGCGTCCATTCGATGCCGCACTTGCAGGCGGCGTTCCGCAGAACCGAGGCGCTCGGTGAGACGCCGAACCTCGTCGGGCGGGCCGTGTTGCGCATGCAGGTACAGCCGGCACTGGAGAGCGCGGTTCGGTTCGCGGCCGAGACCGGCTCCGGCCCGTTGTCCACGAGTCTCGCCGGCCACATCGATCGATCGATTGGAACGTCCGGGACGGGTCTGCTCTCGTTCGCCGAAGAATGGGCCGAGTGGTTCCCGGCGCTTCGGCGGTCCTCGCATCTGCTCGTTGCCGCCCAGGACGCACCTGACGCCGAACGCGTCCGAACGCTCGACCGGTCGCTCTCGGCCGTTCTCAACGGCACTCGAAACCAGATGGCGGATTTCACGTCGGCGATCCGCGCACCGGCGACCGGCCTGTTCGCCTTCGGGATCATGCTTCCGCTCGCGCTCGTCTCGCTCGTTCCGACGGTGCCGATGGTCGGCTATTCCGTCAACATCTGGCTGTTCGTGCTGCTGTACAACGTCGTTCTCCCCGGAACCCTGATCGCGGCGAGCCTCTGGCTGCTCGTCCGGCGACCGGTCGCGTTTCCGCCACCGACGATCGACCACGATCATCCGGACGTTCCCGATCGGCTCCGATTGCGGTTGCTATGGGGCATTCTCGCGGGCCTCTGTGGGTACGTGACAATCGTCGCGATCGGGCCCAGTCACCTCGCCCCGGTCGCGGCGATCGGCCTCGGCGTCGGCGTCGCACTGGTGGCAACGTATCATCCCGTCCTCGCGGTTCGGCAGTACGTCCGCGACGTGGAGGCCCACCTGACCGACGCGCTCTACATCGTCGGCCGACAGGTCGCCGAAGGCGAGTCCGTGGAGTCGGCGGTTGAACTCGCCGGCGACCGCGTCCCCGCCGAGACCGGTGCCGTCTTCGAAGACGCCGCCGGTCTTCAGCAGCGGCTCCATACGGGCGTTCGAGAGGCGTTCCTCGGTCAGTATGGTGCCCTTCGGAACGTTCCAAGCCCCCGGACTCGAGGGACCGCCGCGTTGCTCGCGATCGCCTCGGAGGAAGGGAAACCAGCCGGCCGCGCTATCGTCTCCATGGCCGACCATCTGGAGGAACTCGAGGAGGTCGAAGCCGAGACGAAACGAAACCTCGAGCAGGTTACCGGGACGCTCGACAACACGGCGGCGTATTTCGCTCCGCTCGTCGCCGGCGCGACCGTCGGCATGGCCGCCATGATGTCGAGCGAGGATATCATCGCTTCGGGCGAGGTGAACGCCGCCGCGTTCCCCGCGGAATCGCTCGCGATCGTCGTCGGTCTCTACCTGATCGCGCTCTGTTTCATCATCACCCCGCTCTCGATCGGGCTTCGTCACGGCCTCGACCGGGCCCTCGTCGGGTATCACGTCGGTCGTACCCTCGTCTCGGCGATGATTCTCTACGTCCTGACCGTAGCCGTCATCGGCGTCTTGCTCTGA
- a CDS encoding type II/IV secretion system ATPase subunit — protein sequence MSPDGITRLRSVVDDLALGGVFGSRTDTPSSCGCTVSFDDETLVLDATDCDGDLENATACRRTAIEALADRAATRIVVRSNGLERRYADRGVDLLESAGRFISLLGERDERLAAAAARDPIAVASEVRTRAGPIADIGVESGLIAAATGLESDETVLPATVGLTIGQYFVDRTIDDGAHLRDLQSLRTGSEVRIYGRPGDVPRYALDVVDTSLSDADRRRLLEGYEAIAEGVVEGDRAPSRAIEYASDGPADPLLTAILTKHTSGYGILEDLFADPRVTDVYVTSPVAANPIRVVVDGESMPTNVQLTPSGARALASRVRRTSGRAFSRASPTVDATASLGDGTGIRVAGVTDPVADGIAFAFREQPADEFTLPALVANGTVPAAVAAFLSVAVERNAATLIAGTRGSGKTTLLGTLLYELTPKTRTVLIEDTPELPVEALQSVGRDVQALRTGTGDGPEISAAEALRTALRLGDGALVVGEIRGEEAQVLYEAMRVGANANAVLGTIHGDGADDVYERVVSDLGVEPSSFGATDIVVTVQAYRAPDGRNRRLARVEEVVGNGDDIRFESLYELEGDRAVATRRIDRGESRIVNRLAGPTEDYAAVRRAISSRTELLSTLANDGRTSPQAVATAYADRGDQRGDVSRIGETAHTDRTDESPAIDRTDKPPATDRGGE from the coding sequence ATGTCTCCGGACGGGATCACGCGCCTTCGATCGGTCGTCGACGATCTGGCCCTCGGCGGCGTGTTCGGAAGCCGAACCGACACTCCCTCGTCGTGTGGCTGCACCGTATCGTTCGACGACGAGACGCTCGTTCTCGACGCGACCGACTGCGACGGCGACCTCGAGAACGCGACCGCCTGCCGTCGAACGGCGATCGAAGCGCTCGCCGATCGAGCGGCTACACGAATCGTCGTCAGATCGAACGGCCTCGAACGCCGGTACGCCGACCGCGGCGTCGACCTCCTCGAGTCCGCCGGGCGGTTCATCTCGCTGCTCGGCGAGCGCGACGAGCGGCTGGCCGCGGCCGCTGCGCGGGACCCGATCGCCGTCGCTTCGGAGGTCCGAACGAGAGCCGGACCGATCGCCGATATTGGCGTCGAATCGGGGCTGATCGCGGCGGCGACCGGTCTCGAGAGCGACGAGACGGTCCTGCCCGCCACCGTCGGGCTCACCATCGGCCAGTACTTCGTCGACCGAACGATCGACGACGGCGCGCATCTCCGAGACCTCCAGTCGCTGCGGACGGGAAGCGAGGTGCGGATCTACGGCCGGCCCGGCGACGTTCCGCGCTACGCCCTCGACGTGGTCGATACGTCCCTTTCCGACGCGGACCGACGACGGCTCCTCGAGGGATACGAGGCGATCGCCGAGGGAGTCGTCGAGGGCGACCGCGCGCCCTCCCGAGCGATCGAGTACGCCAGCGACGGGCCGGCCGACCCGCTCTTGACGGCTATTCTGACGAAGCACACGAGCGGGTACGGGATTCTCGAGGACCTGTTCGCCGATCCGCGCGTCACCGACGTGTACGTCACGTCGCCGGTGGCAGCGAACCCGATTCGCGTCGTCGTCGACGGAGAGTCGATGCCCACGAACGTCCAGCTCACGCCCAGCGGTGCGCGAGCACTCGCCTCGCGGGTTCGCCGCACCAGCGGGCGGGCGTTCTCCCGGGCGAGTCCGACGGTCGACGCGACGGCCTCGCTCGGAGACGGTACCGGGATTCGGGTCGCGGGTGTCACAGATCCGGTCGCGGACGGAATCGCCTTCGCCTTCCGGGAGCAGCCCGCTGACGAGTTCACGCTCCCGGCGCTCGTCGCGAACGGAACCGTCCCTGCAGCGGTCGCGGCGTTTCTCTCGGTCGCCGTCGAACGCAACGCTGCGACCCTCATCGCCGGAACCCGGGGATCGGGGAAGACGACGCTACTGGGGACGCTCCTGTACGAACTCACACCGAAAACGAGGACGGTTCTGATCGAAGATACGCCCGAGCTCCCGGTGGAGGCGTTGCAGTCGGTCGGCCGCGACGTGCAGGCGCTCCGAACCGGAACCGGCGACGGTCCCGAAATATCGGCCGCGGAAGCGCTCAGGACTGCGCTTCGTCTCGGCGACGGAGCCCTCGTTGTCGGCGAAATCCGCGGTGAAGAAGCACAGGTCCTCTACGAGGCCATGCGGGTCGGTGCGAACGCCAACGCAGTACTGGGAACGATACACGGCGACGGTGCCGACGACGTCTACGAGCGGGTCGTTTCTGACCTCGGTGTCGAACCGTCGTCGTTCGGTGCGACGGACATCGTCGTCACCGTTCAGGCCTACCGGGCCCCCGACGGACGAAATCGACGACTCGCCAGGGTCGAGGAAGTCGTCGGGAACGGCGACGACATCCGGTTCGAATCGTTGTACGAACTCGAGGGCGACCGCGCCGTCGCGACGAGGCGGATCGATCGCGGCGAGAGTCGGATCGTGAACCGACTCGCCGGGCCGACTGAAGACTACGCCGCCGTTCGGCGGGCGATTTCCTCGCGAACCGAACTCCTGTCGACGCTCGCGAACGACGGCCGAACGAGCCCACAGGCGGTCGCGACAGCGTACGCCGACCGCGGCGACCAGAGAGGAGATGTCTCGCGGATCGGCGAGACGGCTCACACCGATCGGACCGACGAGTCACCAGCTATCGATCGGACCGACAAGCCACCAGCTACCGATCGAGGCGGCGAGTGA
- a CDS encoding DMT family transporter translates to MSRYRNLGLFLTLATLWGAAFVAISAGLSYIPPILFAALRYDIAGVVMLGYAAVAVDRWRPRTGAEWRQVAVGAVLLIAAYHAFLFVGQQHTTAAAAAILVSLSPILSTGFARVLVPADALSPVGIVGVVVGLAGVAVIVRPDPSNLLATGIVAKGLVFCAAVSFALGSVLTRRFDTSLPIETMEAWSMLGGALVLHLVSAAIREPLEPAAWTHPEAIGALAYLSLGASAIGFLVYFDLLERLGAVEINMVSYVAPIVTAVVGWLYLGEVVDTATLIGFSLIAVGFCLVKRRAIRREFGHVRSRGSSE, encoded by the coding sequence GTGTCCCGGTATCGAAACCTCGGTCTCTTTCTGACGCTCGCAACGTTGTGGGGCGCGGCGTTCGTCGCGATCAGTGCGGGGCTCTCGTATATTCCGCCGATCCTGTTCGCGGCGTTGCGCTACGACATCGCCGGCGTCGTGATGCTCGGCTACGCCGCGGTCGCCGTCGATCGATGGCGACCTCGCACCGGAGCCGAATGGCGGCAGGTCGCCGTCGGTGCCGTGCTCTTGATCGCGGCCTACCACGCGTTCCTCTTCGTCGGCCAGCAGCACACGACGGCGGCGGCCGCCGCTATTCTAGTGAGTCTCTCGCCGATTCTGAGCACCGGATTCGCTCGAGTGCTCGTTCCCGCAGACGCTCTCTCCCCGGTCGGCATCGTTGGCGTCGTCGTCGGCCTCGCCGGCGTCGCGGTCATCGTTCGGCCGGATCCGTCGAACCTCCTCGCGACCGGCATCGTGGCGAAGGGGCTCGTCTTCTGTGCCGCAGTGTCGTTCGCGCTCGGCAGCGTTCTCACTCGCCGTTTCGACACCTCGCTGCCGATCGAGACGATGGAGGCCTGGTCGATGCTCGGCGGCGCGCTCGTATTACACCTCGTCAGCGCCGCGATTCGCGAACCGCTCGAGCCGGCCGCGTGGACTCATCCCGAGGCGATCGGCGCGCTGGCCTATCTCTCGCTCGGCGCGAGCGCGATCGGTTTCCTCGTTTACTTCGACCTGCTCGAGCGACTGGGGGCCGTCGAGATCAATATGGTCTCGTACGTCGCACCGATCGTCACCGCGGTGGTCGGCTGGCTCTATCTCGGCGAGGTGGTCGATACCGCGACGCTGATCGGATTCTCGCTCATCGCGGTCGGTTTCTGTCTCGTCAAACGACGGGCGATCCGACGGGAGTTCGGCCACGTTCGATCGCGAGGCTCGAGCGAGTAG
- a CDS encoding ribonuclease H, which translates to MAAHGRPALRDLFDESPTPHIAHPPRTHHRDFYVATDGSFRDAGGGLGAVIETRDGTRVARVATADTPPDNNVAEYRALHLGLDVLAARAPRDAAVGVLIDHDALASNVNNAILATRHPDGKSPRPVTVPTATQYHWRGIQARLNGFDEVRAARIDSDQNPAHPLANAPEQYYHVNREPDRCVLPETPEATATEFPPPSRADRNGGSGGSGGRASD; encoded by the coding sequence ATGGCCGCTCACGGCCGGCCCGCACTGCGGGACTTGTTCGACGAGTCGCCCACGCCCCACATCGCCCACCCCCCGCGGACCCACCATCGTGATTTCTACGTCGCAACCGACGGGTCCTTCCGGGACGCTGGTGGTGGGCTGGGTGCCGTTATCGAAACGCGCGACGGCACGCGCGTCGCACGCGTCGCGACCGCGGATACGCCGCCGGACAACAACGTCGCCGAGTATCGGGCGTTGCATCTCGGACTTGACGTCCTCGCCGCTCGAGCGCCGCGGGACGCCGCCGTCGGCGTCCTCATCGATCACGACGCGCTCGCCAGTAACGTCAACAACGCCATCCTCGCGACCCGTCATCCCGACGGGAAATCTCCCCGTCCGGTTACCGTCCCGACCGCGACGCAGTATCACTGGCGCGGCATTCAGGCCCGACTCAACGGGTTCGACGAGGTCCGGGCCGCCCGCATCGACAGCGACCAGAACCCCGCACACCCCCTCGCGAACGCGCCGGAGCAATACTACCACGTCAACCGGGAACCCGACCGCTGTGTCCTCCCCGAAACGCCGGAGGCAACCGCCACCGAATTCCCGCCGCCGTCCCGAGCCGACCGCAACGGCGGCAGTGGTGGCAGCGGCGGCCGCGCCTCGGACTGA
- a CDS encoding DUF2240 family protein translates to MSLRVAVAAPFIQHGARRLKENEVVVALSLDRDWFSPDQAKRLIDIATREGLLERGDDGLEVTFDPAEVTVPEEFAPSEDLLQERSAFERVLDSLVADGMEKHEAVGAINTLQQELGLTIEAAAVVYARRQGIDVGDLAPIARSAVLDTEDG, encoded by the coding sequence ATGAGCCTTCGCGTCGCGGTCGCCGCCCCGTTCATCCAGCACGGCGCGCGTCGCCTCAAGGAAAACGAGGTCGTCGTCGCCCTCTCGCTCGATCGGGACTGGTTCTCCCCCGATCAGGCCAAACGGCTGATCGACATCGCCACACGGGAAGGGCTCCTCGAGCGCGGTGACGACGGCCTCGAGGTGACGTTCGATCCCGCGGAGGTGACGGTGCCCGAGGAGTTCGCCCCGAGCGAGGACCTCCTGCAAGAGCGCTCCGCGTTCGAACGCGTGCTCGATTCGCTGGTCGCCGACGGGATGGAGAAACACGAGGCCGTCGGCGCGATCAACACGCTGCAACAGGAACTCGGCCTGACCATCGAGGCCGCCGCGGTCGTCTACGCCCGCCGTCAGGGGATCGACGTCGGCGACCTCGCCCCGATCGCCCGATCGGCCGTGCTCGACACCGAAGACGGTTAA
- a CDS encoding HAD family hydrolase yields the protein MPQAVVFDLDYTLAVPQRDRATILEDATTATGAPSLTRDAYLAAHRRNLTTETREPIFADLLADSESDADPAAVATAYRETIADDLEALPGVEAMLADLRGEYRVGLLTNGPVRAQRDKLETLGWEDAFDAALVTGELEAGKPDPRAFQAITNELGVDPADAVYIGDEVEADIRGATEAGMRAIQVLLEDGSEPDSRAIGHVEQREIAATLPELVATLE from the coding sequence ATGCCACAGGCGGTCGTCTTCGATCTCGATTACACGCTCGCCGTTCCCCAGCGGGATCGAGCGACGATTCTCGAGGATGCCACGACCGCAACCGGTGCGCCGTCGCTCACTCGCGACGCGTATCTCGCGGCCCACCGCCGGAATCTCACCACCGAGACGCGCGAGCCCATCTTCGCCGACCTGCTCGCGGACAGCGAGAGCGACGCCGACCCGGCCGCGGTCGCGACGGCCTATCGCGAGACGATCGCCGACGACCTCGAGGCGCTCCCCGGCGTCGAAGCCATGCTCGCGGACCTGCGCGGCGAGTACCGGGTCGGCCTGCTCACCAACGGCCCCGTCCGCGCCCAGCGGGACAAACTCGAGACGCTGGGCTGGGAGGACGCCTTCGACGCCGCGCTCGTGACGGGCGAACTCGAGGCCGGCAAGCCCGATCCGCGCGCGTTCCAGGCGATCACCAACGAGCTGGGCGTCGATCCCGCCGACGCGGTCTACATTGGCGACGAGGTCGAAGCCGATATTCGGGGCGCGACCGAGGCGGGGATGCGAGCGATTCAGGTACTGCTCGAGGACGGCTCCGAACCCGATTCGCGCGCGATCGGTCACGTCGAGCAGCGGGAAATCGCGGCGACGCTTCCGGAACTCGTTGCGACGCTCGAGTGA